GATGGCTTGGAAACCAAGCTTCGCACCGGCCCAACCCAAGTGGGTTTCCAGAATCTGCCCCACGTTCATACGCGAAGGCACGCCCAGCGGATTGAGCATGATCTGGATCGGCGTACCGTCTGGCAAAAACGGCATATCTTCCACCGGCAGGATCTTGGCGATCACACCCTTGTTACCGTGGCGACCGGCCATCTTGTCACCAACCGAGATCACTCGCTTGGTCGCAATGTAAACCTTAACCATCTGCAGAACACCGCTGCGAAGTTCATCACCTCGCTTCATGCTGTTCAGCTTGCGGTCACGTTGATCGATGGCGAGTTCAATCGCTGGCCACTTCGCAGCGTAAAGCTGACGAATGCTGGCGACACGATCTTCGCTCTTCAGTGGTTCCAGAATCTTGTAGAGACGGAACTGCTGAGCTTGTTCGGCGATGAACTTGGCGTCCTGATCACGAGTGATTGGAGTGCCATCTTCGTCGGTGACCGTCTTGCCGAGGATCTTCTCGACTTCACCGATGAACTCGGCGAACAGTTCGCTGATCGCGGCGTTGCCTTCGCTTTCGGCGTCCTTCAGGGTCTTTTCGAATGCCTTTCGTTCATCGTCCGAGAGGCTCATGCGGCGAGCAAACTTCTCGGCCTGAACGACGATGCCTTCGATACCTGATGGCACTTCCAGCGAGTCGTTCTTCACGTCTTCACCGGCACGACCGAAGATCGCGTGCAGCAGCTTTTCTTCCGGCGTCAGTTCGGTCTTGCTCTTCGGCGAGACCTTACCGACCAGAATGTCACCTGGCTTCACGTAAGTACCGACTTGAACAATACCGTTCTCGTCGAGGTTACGAAGCATCTTTTCTGAGACGTTCGGGATGTCCCGGGTGAAGTCTTCGCGGCCCAACTTCGTTTCGCGAATTTCGACGTCGAATTCTTCGATGTGAATCGAAGTATAGACGTCCTGCTTCACCAGCTCTTCGCTGATAATAATCGCGTCTTCATAGTTGTAACCGTCGAACGACATGAAGCCGACCAGCACGTTACGGCCCAGAGCCAACTGACCACCATGGGTCGCGGCACCATCGGCCAGCACGTCACCAGCGGTTATCTTCTGGCCCATCTTGACGACAGGATGCTGATTCAAGCAGGTACGTTCGTTCAAGCCGACGAACTTACGCAGATTGTAAACGTCTTCGGCATGTTCAGCGGCACCGCTGCGTTCGACGACCACCTTCAAGGCGTCGACATACTTGACCACACCGTCGTACTTGGCGCGAATGATCATGCTCGAGTTCATCGCCACGTCGCGTTCGACACCGGTACCGACAATCGGCGGTTCGGCGACCAACAGTGGCACAGCTTGACGCTGCATGTTGGAACCCATGAGAGCGCGGTTCGCGTCGTCATGTTCGAGGAATGGAATCAACGCTGCGGAAACACCCACCATCTGGCAAGGAGCCACGTCGATATATTCCACTTCCGTCGGAGCAACCAATTCAAAGTCGCTGCGATAACGAGCGATGATCAGGTCACCCAGCAGGGCGTCTTCATCGTCGGTTGGCGTATCGGCCGGAGCCACCAGGGCGTCCGATTCTTCATCAGCACGAAGCCAAACGAAACCCTTGGCAACCTTACCGTTGGTCACCTTACGGTACGGGGTGATCAAGAAGCCGTACTCGTCCACCGAAGAGTAGAGAGCCAGGCTGCTGATCAGACCGATGTTCGTACCTTCCGGTGTCTCAATCGGGCAGATGCGACCGTAGTGAGAGATGTGAACGTCGCGGACCTCGAAGCCAGCACGCTTACGATTCAAACCGCCTGGGCCGAGAGCCGACAGACGACGTTCGTGTGTGAGCATCGAGAGCGGGTTGGTCTGGTCGACCACCTGCGACAATTCGCCACGACCGAAGAAGTATTCGATGGCGGCCGAAATGCTCTTTGGGTTGACCAGGTTGCGAGGAGTCATGTCCTCGGCATCCTTCAGGCTCATTCGTTCCTGAACCGTACGACGCAGCTTCAGGAAGCCCTTTCGCATTTCGTCGCAAGCCAGCTCGTCGATCGTACGCAGACGACGATTGCCAAGATGGTCGATATCGTCGATACGAGCACGCTTGTCACCGGACGACAAGTTCAGGATGTAACGAATCGCTGCGATCAAGTCTTCTGGGCGGAGGGTCTGTTGACCTTCTTCCACGTCCAGGCCGAGCTTACGGTTCATACGGAAACGACCCACGCGACCGAGACGGTAGCGGTTTTCGTCGTAGAACTTCTCAGCGAACAGAGTCTTCGCCTTTTCCAGCTGCGGAGGGTTACCTGGTCGCAGACGCTGGTAGATGCGAAGCAGCGCTTCTTCGTGACTCGAAGTGTTGTCTTCGCCGAGCGCGTTGAAAATCAACGGCGTCTTGGGCGGTTCCATCACTTCGACTTCATCGATCCCGGCAGAGCAGATCAACTCGGCGATGTTGCGGCTGATCTTCTGGCCTGCTTCCAGAATGATTTCGCCAGCACGGTCGCTGCTGCTCGGGTAGATAATGTCGTCAACAGCGATCTTGTTCTCGATCTTCGAGACGCTGCGACCATCTTTGACCGACTCGATGGTCGATTCGTAGAAGGCGCGGATCACGTCGGCGTCGCTGCTGTATTCCGGCGACATGGCACGGAGCAGCGTCGTGGCGGCGAACTTACCGCTCTGGTCGATACGGACCGTGAGCGAGTCCTTCTTCGACACGTTCACTTCGATCCAGCTACCACGTTCCGGAATGACACGACAGCTTGGCAGCTTCTTGTCGGACGTGGTGTCTTGTTCTAGCACGAAGTCGACACCAGGGCTGCGGTGCAGCTGACTGACGACGACACGCTCGGCACCGTTGATGATGAACTCACCACCACCGAGCATGACGGGCAGATCGCCCAGGTAGACTTCTTCTTCGATCGGCTCTTCTTTGTTCAAGCGGAGCCAAATGCGGAATGGGCGACCATAGGTCAACCGCAGCTGCTTGCATTCCTCTGGCGTGTAGCGCGGCTTGCCCAGTTCATAACGGACGTAATCAAGTTGATTCTGTCCGTCGTAGCTCTGGATCGGGAAGATCTCGCGCAGGACACTTTCGATGCCCAGCTCTTGATCTCGCTCTTCCGCTTCCACCTCCGCTTGCAGGAAGTTTTTGTAGCTCAGGGTCTGAATTTTCGTCAGATCCGGCGGAGCCATATAAATCGATTGACTTCCGAACCGACGAACTTCAGTTGGTTCCAGCCGTCGTTGCGACGAGGTAGCCATAGGCGACGCGACTCCTTGGGCGGCAAATCAAAAAACAACATGCTCTCACGCCGAAACGACGCAGATCCGATACCAGGGTTCTAGCAAACGGTCCGAGACAAAAGGCGAGAAAGCATGAGCGATACGGGCGGACAGTAGAGGCTCAAGATCGAGTGCGCGAGCCGGTGCGCGCAGCTTACCCGCAGCAAGCTAGCACGCCCGCTGTTGCGGGCGCGCACTCTCACCTGATTCCCATCCATGCTGTCAAAAGAAAAAGAAGATCCAGAAGACTTCAAAATCACACCTCGCGACGTTGCCTCTTCAGTATAGGGGAGGCAACGCCGAAGTGAAAACAGGAAATCAGCGAAATACCAACGTCTTACTTGATTTCGACGACGGCACCAGCTTCCTCCAGTTCCTTCTTGACCTTCTCGGCATCTTCCTTCGAGACGCCTTCCTTGATCTTGCTCGGGACACCTTCAACCATGTCCTTGGCTTCCTTCAAGCCCAGACCGGTAATGCCACGAACAACCTTGATCACGCCGATTTTCTGAGCACCGAAGTCAGTCATGACGACGTCGAATTCGGTCTGCTCAACAGCGGCAGCGGCACCACCACCGTCGCCGGTAGGAGCCATCATGACACCACCACCAGCGGCGGCTTCGATACCGTGAGCGTCCTTCAGGTAATCACCCAGCTCAACGGCTTGCTTCAGGGTCAAACCAGCGATCTGATCGCCCAAACCCTTGATTTCTTCGGACACTTCAACGGTTGCAGTTGCTTCTTCGGACATTTCGGATCTTATCCTTTCAACACGATTTGCAGGGGAGGGATCCGCCTGCGCCAGGGAATACGGATGTTTTGTTAGTTAAGGAAACAATCGATCGGCAAAAGCCGTTCGACGTTTGCCAAGTGAAGGAGCTTAGCCTTCTTGATTTTCGCCAACCTGCTTGACCTGCGAGGCCAACTTGGCACCTGGACCCTTGATCTGGGCACCCAGGGTACGTCCAGGCCCCAGAATCTGACCCACCAGAAGCGAGAGCTGTTCAGCTCGATTGGGCCATTTGCTGATTGCCTTGACAGTGTCGGGCGTCAGGGATTCACCATCCATGACACCACCCTTGGCGGTGAAGCCCGGGAACTTGTCGTCGTCGTTCAGCTTGATGATTTCTTTCGCCAGGTCGACGAAGTCACCATCACCCCAAACGATCGCCGTGCTCCCTTCCATGGATTCGAAGGCCGGAGCGAGAGACGTGCCTTCGCAGGCCTTGGCTGCCAGCGTGCGACGCACGACCAACAGGCTCAGACCCTTTTCGCGGAGCTGCTTGCGAACCAGAAAGGTCTTGTCCGCATTCATCCCCACCACGTCGACTACCAGAAGGTCGTTCACCCCTTCCAGTCGTTTCGACAGATCGGAGATCACCAGGTTTTTCAGATACT
This genomic interval from Bremerella sp. JC817 contains the following:
- the rpoB gene encoding DNA-directed RNA polymerase subunit beta; its protein translation is MATSSQRRLEPTEVRRFGSQSIYMAPPDLTKIQTLSYKNFLQAEVEAEERDQELGIESVLREIFPIQSYDGQNQLDYVRYELGKPRYTPEECKQLRLTYGRPFRIWLRLNKEEPIEEEVYLGDLPVMLGGGEFIINGAERVVVSQLHRSPGVDFVLEQDTTSDKKLPSCRVIPERGSWIEVNVSKKDSLTVRIDQSGKFAATTLLRAMSPEYSSDADVIRAFYESTIESVKDGRSVSKIENKIAVDDIIYPSSSDRAGEIILEAGQKISRNIAELICSAGIDEVEVMEPPKTPLIFNALGEDNTSSHEEALLRIYQRLRPGNPPQLEKAKTLFAEKFYDENRYRLGRVGRFRMNRKLGLDVEEGQQTLRPEDLIAAIRYILNLSSGDKRARIDDIDHLGNRRLRTIDELACDEMRKGFLKLRRTVQERMSLKDAEDMTPRNLVNPKSISAAIEYFFGRGELSQVVDQTNPLSMLTHERRLSALGPGGLNRKRAGFEVRDVHISHYGRICPIETPEGTNIGLISSLALYSSVDEYGFLITPYRKVTNGKVAKGFVWLRADEESDALVAPADTPTDDEDALLGDLIIARYRSDFELVAPTEVEYIDVAPCQMVGVSAALIPFLEHDDANRALMGSNMQRQAVPLLVAEPPIVGTGVERDVAMNSSMIIRAKYDGVVKYVDALKVVVERSGAAEHAEDVYNLRKFVGLNERTCLNQHPVVKMGQKITAGDVLADGAATHGGQLALGRNVLVGFMSFDGYNYEDAIIISEELVKQDVYTSIHIEEFDVEIRETKLGREDFTRDIPNVSEKMLRNLDENGIVQVGTYVKPGDILVGKVSPKSKTELTPEEKLLHAIFGRAGEDVKNDSLEVPSGIEGIVVQAEKFARRMSLSDDERKAFEKTLKDAESEGNAAISELFAEFIGEVEKILGKTVTDEDGTPITRDQDAKFIAEQAQQFRLYKILEPLKSEDRVASIRQLYAAKWPAIELAIDQRDRKLNSMKRGDELRSGVLQMVKVYIATKRVISVGDKMAGRHGNKGVIAKILPVEDMPFLPDGTPIQIMLNPLGVPSRMNVGQILETHLGWAGAKLGFQAITPVFDGASEEIINDCLEEAGLPRHGKARLHDGRTGEALNQETTVGYIYMLKLHHLVDDKVHARSTGPYSLITQQPLGGKARFGGQRFGEMEVWALEAYGAAYILQELLTVKSDDVEGRTKIYESMVKGENTLEAGTPASFDVLTNEIRGLGLNMQLEKRRL
- the rplL gene encoding 50S ribosomal protein L7/L12, producing MSEEATATVEVSEEIKGLGDQIAGLTLKQAVELGDYLKDAHGIEAAAGGGVMMAPTGDGGGAAAAVEQTEFDVVMTDFGAQKIGVIKVVRGITGLGLKEAKDMVEGVPSKIKEGVSKEDAEKVKKELEEAGAVVEIK
- the rplJ gene encoding 50S ribosomal protein L10, translated to MSKYLKNLVISDLSKRLEGVNDLLVVDVVGMNADKTFLVRKQLREKGLSLLVVRRTLAAKACEGTSLAPAFESMEGSTAIVWGDGDFVDLAKEIIKLNDDDKFPGFTAKGGVMDGESLTPDTVKAISKWPNRAEQLSLLVGQILGPGRTLGAQIKGPGAKLASQVKQVGENQEG